The following proteins are co-located in the Candidatus Sulfotelmatobacter sp. genome:
- a CDS encoding GNAT family N-acetyltransferase, protein MELRPAGPGDEEFLLALYRSTREDELALTGWDEAQRSTFVRMQFLAQRRHYDASYPDATDEIVLRDGRPIGRRLVARDARQIHLVDIALLPERRGAGIGERLVRELIAEGETRGVPVNLYVLASSPAIRL, encoded by the coding sequence GTGGAGCTGCGCCCCGCCGGGCCCGGCGACGAGGAGTTCCTGCTCGCGCTCTATCGGAGCACGCGCGAAGACGAGTTGGCGCTGACCGGCTGGGACGAAGCGCAGCGGTCCACCTTCGTGCGCATGCAATTCCTGGCGCAGCGCCGGCACTACGACGCCAGCTACCCCGACGCGACGGACGAGATCGTGCTCCGGGATGGCCGTCCGATCGGGCGGCGGCTCGTGGCGCGCGATGCGAGGCAGATCCACCTCGTGGACATCGCGCTGCTCCCCGAGCGTCGCGGCGCCGGGATCGGCGAGCGTCTGGTGCGCGAGCTGATCGCCGAGGGCGAGACGCGCGGCGTCCCGGTGAACCTCTACGTGCTCGCCAGCAGCCCCGCGATCCGGCTCTA